CGCGCCATCTCAACAGCCCTCCGTGGCAAAAACGAAACTCAGCGACATCGTCGCCGGTTACGCATTGCACGGAAACCCCAGTTTTGAGACAAGGCCTAGACTGGTCCGGCGTATGATTGCAGTATGAGCCAGACATTCTCAGCTATTTACGAAGACGGGGTGCTGCGTCCGTTGACGCCGGTGGAGATTCCAGACCACGCCATCGTGCAAGTGACGGTTGCTACGCCGACCACCGCGGCCAACTCGACGTCGGCGGAACTGTCGCTGGACGAGCTTAAGCGCCGCTTCGCGGAAGCGACTACGTACGACGGCGGATTGCCATCCGATTTCTCTCGCGAAGATATCTATTCAGATCACGATTGATGGCGTACCTAATTGACACAGGCTTCTGATCCGGTTGTTCGACGGCGACGACCCACAATTCGCTGTGGCGAACGCCGCGCTATGGAGACTCGAGCGCCGCGAGGAACCACTCTTTACGACGGCGCAAAATATCGCCGAGTTTTGGAATGTGTTGACGCGGCCTGAAACAGCGCGAGGTGGCTATGGAAAGCTTCCCGAAGTTGCAGAGCACAGAATCTCAACGATATTGCTCGTGTGCGAGCTGCTAACTGAATCGCCCAGCTCATTTGCGGAGTGGCGAAGGCTCATGAGCGACTTTCAAGTGCTTGGCACGTCCGTTCATGACGCTCGAATCGCCGCCATCATGCGGGTTAACAAGATATCGCACATTTTGACGCTGGATGGTTCTGGTTTTCAGCGCTATCCATTTATTGTAGCTGAACATCCACGGAATACTCGTGAATGATCGTCGTCTAACGCGTTACGGCGCCAACAGCAGCCGTCCCGGCACTTCCAGGAAGTTGATGACTTCGTTCAGGAATCGCCCGGCCGTCGCGCCGTCCACCAGGCGGTGATCGTAGGACAGGCTCAGCGGCATCAGGAGCCGTGGTTCGATCTTGGTTTCATTCACCACGACCGGCTGCAATTTCGACCGTCCCAGGAGCAGGATCGCCACTTCGGGGTGATTGATGATCGGCGTGGAGAATTGCCCGCCGACCGTGCCCAAGTTGCTGAGCGTGAACGTGCCGCCGCGGAGGTCGTCGAGCGTGAACTGCGCCGCGCGGGCGCGGGTGGCGACGTCCGTCAGTGCTTGTGCGATTTGCGGAATGGTCATCCGGTCGACATTACGGATCACCGGCACGACCAGTCCGCGTTCGGTATCGACCGCCACGCCGAGGTTGACATAGTCCTTGTAAATCAACTGCTCGCCGTCCATGTCGATCGACGCGTTGAGCGTGCCGTGATGCTTGAGCGCCAGCGCCACGGCCTTCATCACGAAGGCCATCGAGGTGAGTTTGACGCTCGAGCCGGCGTAGTCGGCGGTGCTGCCTTTACGAATCCGCTCCAGCTCGGTGATGTCGGCCGAGTCGAAGTTCGTCACGTGCGGAATCGTCACCGAGCTGCGCGCCATGTTGACGGCGATCGTCTTGCGAATCTTCGTCATGCCGACGCGGCGAATCGGTCCCCAGAAGTCGGAGTCGGCCACGCCGTCGGCGCTCGGCGCGGCCGGCGCTGAAGCAGCCGGCGCGCTGGGCGCGGCCTTGGCGGCCGGTTTCGGCGCGGTGGCGGCGGATGCCACGGCGGCGTTGTTCTGGCGGACCGCGGAGACGATATCTTCCCGCGTGATGCGCCCGCCAGGGCCGGATCCGTCCACGCTTCCCAGATCGACGCCAAGCTCGCGCGCTAGCCTTCGCGTCGCCGGTGCGGCGGCCGGGGCGAGCCCGCCGTTGGCGCCATTGTCGGCCGAATAAGCCGCCTGAACCGGGGTGCTCACCTGCGGCGTAGCCGGGGCCGGCGCCTCAAGAGGCGCTACGGCGACCGGGGCGGGGGCTGCCGGAGCAGGCTGGGGTGCTGCTGGTTGCGGCGCGGCCGCTTGGGGCGCTGGCGCCGGAGCAGGTGGCTGCGGTGCGGCCGGAGGCGCCGGCGCTGCGGCGCTGGACGCTTCGACGGTCAGTACCGTTGCGCCGATCGGCAATTTGTCGCCGACCTTCACATGAATCTTGGAGATGCGCCCGGCCACAGACGACGGCACTTCCACGACCGCCTTGCCGGTCTCGAGCTCGATGACTCCCTGATTCGCTTGGATTTCATCCCCTTCGCTCACCAGCACGCTGATCACGTCGCCGGAGTCGATGTTTTCGCCAAGGTCAGGAAGCTTGAAGTCAACGGCCATGCAAATGTTCCCGGCAAAAGTTGCGTCTGAATTTGCTCAATTTATGAATGACGAATGCAGCATGATGAACAATTGAGATGAGCCACTTAAAAGGTTCATCATTCATCCTTCATCATTGCTACTTTCCTCACGCCGTCATCGGGTCGGCCTTATCGGGGTCGACGCCTAAATCTTGAATCGCCTTGGCCAGGCTCTGCCGGTCGCAGTGGCCTTGCCGCACCAGTCGCGACAGGGCCGCCACGACGACGCATTCGGCGTCCACTTCGAAGTGCCGCCGCAGCGGGGCGCGGTTTTCACTGCGGCCCAGGCCGTCGGTTCCCAGAGCATACAACCCGCCAGGGATGTAGTTGCTGATCTGCTCGGCCACGGCGCGAACGTTGTCCGACGTGGAGATGAACGGACCGGACTCGCCGGCCAGCACTTCATCCAGGTAGGATTTGCGCGGCTCCTCCAGCGGATGCAGTAGATTCCAGCGCTCTACAGCCAGGGCCTCGCGAGCCAATTCGGTGTAGCTGGTGACGCTCCAGACGTTACTGGAGATCTGGTAGCGCTCCAGCAGAATGTCCTGAGCGCGGAGCGCTTCGCGCAGCAGCGCGGCGCTGCCGAACAACTGCACCTGCGGGCGACCTTCGCCCGCCGACTTGTGCGACAGCTTGTACATGCCCTTCACGATGCCGCGCTCCGTCCCCTCCGGCATGGCAGGATGGTGGTACGCTTCGTTTTGCAGCGTGATGTAGTACATGCAATCTTCCTGCTCGGCATACATGCGTCGCATGCCGTCCAGGACGATCACCGC
This genomic stretch from Planctomycetia bacterium harbors:
- a CDS encoding 2-oxo acid dehydrogenase subunit E2 is translated as MAVDFKLPDLGENIDSGDVISVLVSEGDEIQANQGVIELETGKAVVEVPSSVAGRISKIHVKVGDKLPIGATVLTVEASSAAAPAPPAAPQPPAPAPAPQAAAPQPAAPQPAPAAPAPVAVAPLEAPAPATPQVSTPVQAAYSADNGANGGLAPAAAPATRRLARELGVDLGSVDGSGPGGRITREDIVSAVRQNNAAVASAATAPKPAAKAAPSAPAASAPAAPSADGVADSDFWGPIRRVGMTKIRKTIAVNMARSSVTIPHVTNFDSADITELERIRKGSTADYAGSSVKLTSMAFVMKAVALALKHHGTLNASIDMDGEQLIYKDYVNLGVAVDTERGLVVPVIRNVDRMTIPQIAQALTDVATRARAAQFTLDDLRGGTFTLSNLGTVGGQFSTPIINHPEVAILLLGRSKLQPVVVNETKIEPRLLMPLSLSYDHRLVDGATAGRFLNEVINFLEVPGRLLLAP
- a CDS encoding type II toxin-antitoxin system VapC family toxin, which produces MFDGDDPQFAVANAALWRLERREEPLFTTAQNIAEFWNVLTRPETARGGYGKLPEVAEHRISTILLVCELLTESPSSFAEWRRLMSDFQVLGTSVHDARIAAIMRVNKISHILTLDGSGFQRYPFIVAEHPRNTRE
- a CDS encoding antitoxin family protein; its protein translation is MSQTFSAIYEDGVLRPLTPVEIPDHAIVQVTVATPTTAANSTSAELSLDELKRRFAEATTYDGGLPSDFSREDIYSDHD